The following proteins are co-located in the Maridesulfovibrio sp. genome:
- a CDS encoding DUF3574 domain-containing protein, translating into MRNSVRILAGVVLLLAFFGLSGCATSKWNRYELYMGQSYGEGKQWVTAKQWQGFLKSEVTPKFKDGYTVYDVNGFWAGKMFTYSERSKVIMIVSEDKDAEQRVDEIAKAYKDEFKQDSVLKIVCPVRVEFN; encoded by the coding sequence ATGCGTAATTCTGTGCGAATTCTGGCAGGTGTCGTCCTGTTGTTGGCTTTTTTTGGTTTGTCCGGCTGTGCAACGAGCAAATGGAACCGCTATGAGCTTTATATGGGCCAGAGCTATGGTGAAGGTAAGCAGTGGGTTACAGCTAAACAATGGCAGGGTTTTCTGAAATCTGAAGTTACTCCCAAATTTAAGGACGGCTATACTGTCTATGACGTAAATGGATTCTGGGCTGGCAAGATGTTTACCTACTCCGAAAGAAGCAAAGTGATCATGATCGTCTCAGAAGACAAGGATGCCGAGCAGCGCGTGGATGAAATCGCAAAAGCCTACAAGGATGAGTTCAAGCAGGACTCTGTTTTGAAGATTGTCTGCCCGGTCAGAGTTGAGTTTAATTAG
- a CDS encoding C-GCAxxG-C-C family protein — protein MNCCNRNTCGAADKAGNYFLGGYHCAEAVVRGTLEHAGMEPDNIVRYATPFGGGYGKTFQEACGALSGALIVIGHLHGRNEAGQSWDYPAALAEMIRDKFLEKYGTTKCINLRGKFGPEAQLQKCSEIVSWISREILNELELEN, from the coding sequence ATGAATTGTTGCAACAGAAACACATGCGGAGCAGCTGACAAAGCCGGGAATTACTTTCTGGGAGGTTACCATTGTGCAGAGGCTGTAGTCAGAGGCACTCTTGAGCATGCGGGAATGGAACCGGATAACATTGTCCGCTACGCCACCCCTTTTGGTGGAGGCTATGGCAAAACATTTCAGGAAGCATGCGGAGCACTAAGCGGGGCATTAATTGTGATCGGGCACCTTCATGGTCGCAATGAGGCAGGACAGAGTTGGGACTATCCGGCTGCCCTTGCCGAAATGATCAGAGATAAATTTTTAGAAAAATACGGCACAACAAAATGCATTAACCTAAGAGGAAAATTCGGCCCTGAAGCACAGCTACAAAAATGCTCTGAAATCGTCAGCTGGATAAGCCGCGAAATACTGAATGAGCTGGAACTGGAGAATTAG
- a CDS encoding oligopeptide/dipeptide ABC transporter ATP-binding protein produces MNEANTPFLSCRDLSRVFVKKLDFAGKIAQKLGSKLREERVQAVDSVNLDIMPGEVLGLVGESGCGKSTLGRMLCEILDQSGGDIFYKGRNVKDMSSKEHMDYARNVQMIFQDPFASLNPRKRVKQIIGEAPLYHGLTDKAGFDKYLSYVMLRCGLDPSYKNRYPHQFSGGQRQRIGIARAMAMQPECLICDESVAALDVSIQAQILNLFMKLRKDLNLTCLFISHDLGVVEHISDRIAVMYLGRVVEVGTVEKLFSDPFHPYTQALLNEVPRLDKRDVDFAPLKGEIPSPLDPPKGCHFHPRCAHAMAICREKAPQDKEIAPGHRTCCHLADLKQETPKQDEWISM; encoded by the coding sequence ATGAATGAAGCCAACACACCTTTCTTGAGCTGTAGAGACCTGAGCCGGGTGTTTGTTAAAAAACTCGACTTCGCAGGTAAGATTGCCCAGAAGCTGGGCTCAAAGCTGCGCGAAGAGCGCGTTCAGGCTGTGGACAGCGTCAACCTCGACATCATGCCCGGTGAAGTGCTGGGCTTGGTGGGTGAATCCGGTTGCGGTAAATCCACGCTGGGCCGTATGCTTTGCGAAATTCTTGATCAGTCCGGCGGAGACATTTTCTACAAGGGCCGGAACGTAAAGGACATGAGCTCCAAGGAACACATGGACTACGCACGCAACGTGCAGATGATCTTTCAGGACCCCTTTGCCTCATTGAACCCGCGCAAAAGGGTTAAGCAGATCATAGGCGAAGCACCGCTCTACCACGGACTGACCGACAAGGCCGGATTCGACAAGTATCTCTCCTATGTTATGCTCCGCTGCGGTCTGGACCCCAGCTACAAAAACCGCTACCCGCACCAGTTCTCCGGCGGTCAGCGCCAGAGAATCGGCATTGCAAGGGCCATGGCCATGCAACCGGAATGTCTGATCTGCGATGAATCAGTAGCCGCACTGGACGTATCCATTCAGGCCCAGATTCTGAACCTGTTCATGAAACTGCGCAAAGACCTGAACCTGACCTGCCTGTTCATCAGCCACGACTTAGGCGTGGTCGAACACATATCAGACAGGATCGCGGTCATGTACCTCGGTCGCGTTGTTGAGGTCGGAACAGTTGAAAAATTATTCAGCGATCCGTTCCACCCCTACACTCAGGCTCTCTTGAACGAGGTTCCCAGACTGGACAAACGCGATGTGGACTTCGCCCCGCTCAAAGGCGAAATCCCCTCCCCGCTCGATCCGCCAAAAGGCTGCCACTTCCACCCCCGTTGCGCCCATGCCATGGCTATCTGCCGTGAAAAGGCCCCGCAGGACAAAGAAATCGCCCCCGGACACCGCACCTGCTGCCATCTTGCTGATTTGAAGCAGGAGACTCCGAAACAGGACGAGTGGATTAGTATGTAG
- a CDS encoding ABC transporter ATP-binding protein, whose translation MSENILSIQNLKTYFYTRAGIAKAVDDISLDIGKGEIVGIVGESGSGKSVTGFSIMGLVDPPGEIAGGSIKYKGQEIIGQSEDEWRKFRGAKVSMIFQDPMMTLNPVLRIDTQMMEAITAHEKVSKDEARRRSIEALAMVGIPSPEERIKAYPHQFSGGMRQRVAIAIGLLNKPDLIIADEPTTALDVTIQSQILSEMQTLCRKTGMALIWITHDLTVVAGLAHKVAVMYAGRIIEQGNVEEILDHPMHPYTHGLIGSVPSRNKRGEPLFQIPGMTPSLINIPEGCSFRMRCPYADDQCMVAPERTEQENGRVVRCHHPL comes from the coding sequence ATGAGTGAAAACATTCTCAGCATACAAAATCTTAAGACCTACTTTTACACCCGTGCCGGAATCGCCAAGGCTGTCGATGACATCAGTCTCGACATCGGCAAGGGCGAAATTGTCGGTATTGTCGGTGAATCCGGTTCCGGTAAGTCCGTAACAGGTTTCTCGATTATGGGGCTTGTGGACCCTCCGGGTGAAATTGCCGGCGGTTCCATCAAATACAAAGGACAGGAAATCATCGGTCAGTCCGAAGATGAATGGCGTAAATTCAGGGGTGCCAAGGTCTCCATGATCTTTCAGGACCCCATGATGACTCTCAATCCTGTCCTGCGCATCGACACCCAGATGATGGAAGCCATTACCGCCCACGAAAAGGTGTCCAAAGATGAAGCACGCCGCCGTTCCATTGAGGCCCTTGCCATGGTAGGTATCCCTTCCCCAGAGGAACGGATTAAGGCTTACCCGCACCAGTTCTCCGGCGGTATGCGCCAGCGCGTTGCCATTGCCATCGGACTGCTTAACAAGCCGGACCTGATCATTGCCGATGAACCGACCACCGCACTGGACGTAACCATCCAGAGCCAGATTCTTTCCGAAATGCAGACACTCTGCCGCAAGACCGGAATGGCCCTGATCTGGATCACCCACGACCTGACCGTAGTAGCTGGTCTGGCCCACAAGGTGGCGGTAATGTATGCCGGGCGGATCATCGAACAGGGTAATGTTGAGGAAATCCTCGACCATCCCATGCATCCGTACACTCACGGTCTGATCGGATCAGTACCCAGTCGCAACAAACGCGGCGAGCCGCTGTTCCAGATTCCGGGCATGACTCCTTCGCTGATCAACATCCCCGAAGGCTGTTCCTTCAGGATGCGCTGCCCCTATGCCGACGACCAGTGTATGGTCGCCCCGGAGCGGACCGAGCAGGAAAACGGACGCGTTGTACGCTGCCATCATCCTTTGTAA
- a CDS encoding ABC transporter permease → MAETQQTQQPEMSAADNMPEKEESLLLQSLKEYFESKTATIGLIILTLMVVVALMAPYFSPQNPYDLMTIDIMDSKLEPGAKSMDESVTYYLGTDSQGRDMLSAILYGLRISLGVGVVSTIIALVIGSVIGLWASFIGGRTDSFIMRVVDLQLSFPAILVALILLAILGKGVDKIILSLVVCQWAYYARAIRSNVLVERRKEYVEAAKCLALPQNRIMFGHVLPNCTPELIVISTVKVAGAIALEATLSFLGLGMPITQPSLGLLIANGFKYLQSGYYWISFYPGVALLILIVSINLVGDRLRDVLNPRLKK, encoded by the coding sequence ATGGCAGAAACACAACAGACGCAGCAGCCGGAAATGTCCGCAGCCGACAACATGCCGGAAAAAGAAGAATCCCTGCTCCTGCAATCACTGAAAGAATACTTTGAGAGCAAGACCGCAACCATCGGGCTGATCATTCTGACCCTGATGGTGGTTGTCGCGCTCATGGCTCCGTACTTTTCCCCGCAGAACCCGTACGACCTGATGACCATCGACATCATGGATTCCAAGCTCGAACCGGGCGCAAAATCCATGGACGAATCCGTGACTTACTATTTGGGAACAGACAGTCAGGGCCGCGACATGCTCAGCGCCATCCTCTATGGTCTGCGCATCAGCCTCGGCGTCGGTGTAGTAAGTACCATAATCGCGCTGGTCATCGGTTCCGTCATCGGTCTCTGGGCATCATTTATCGGCGGACGCACGGACTCATTCATCATGCGTGTAGTCGACCTGCAGCTAAGCTTCCCGGCGATTCTGGTAGCCCTGATCCTATTGGCAATCCTAGGCAAAGGTGTGGATAAGATAATCCTCTCGCTGGTCGTTTGCCAGTGGGCCTACTACGCCCGCGCCATCCGCAGTAACGTGCTGGTGGAACGCAGAAAGGAATACGTGGAAGCTGCCAAGTGCCTCGCCCTGCCCCAGAACAGGATCATGTTCGGGCACGTGCTGCCCAACTGTACACCGGAGCTGATCGTTATCTCTACCGTTAAGGTAGCAGGCGCAATCGCACTTGAGGCAACCCTCTCCTTCCTCGGACTGGGTATGCCTATCACCCAGCCTTCGCTGGGTCTGCTCATTGCCAACGGTTTCAAGTACCTGCAGTCAGGGTACTACTGGATCAGCTTCTACCCCGGTGTAGCCCTGCTTATCCTCATCGTATCCATCAACCTTGTTGGTGACCGCTTGCGTGACGTTCTGAATCCGAGGTTGAAAAAATGA
- a CDS encoding ABC transporter permease, with product MLAFLIRRISQSIVVLLVMSVLVFGGVFCIGNPIDILIAPDATPAERDRAIKELGLDKPLPEQYMRFLTDAVQGDLGNSFVYNEPALKLIMQRMPATMELAVTAMLMAVFFGIPLGMIAGIKSDTLLGRSIMRFSILGFSLPTFWVGLMFIIIFSVYLGWLPSGGRGETVDLLGVPVSFLTWDGIRHLILPAMNLALFKTSLAIRLSRAGVQENIQMDYVKFARAKGLSNTRIIGLHVMKNIMIPVVTVLGMEFGGLIAFAVVTETIFSWPGMGKLVIDSIGVLDRPVIVAYLLITVTMFIIINLIVDIIYSILDPRVRLGDQN from the coding sequence ATGCTCGCATTTTTGATAAGAAGAATTTCGCAATCCATCGTCGTACTACTGGTAATGTCCGTACTGGTTTTCGGCGGTGTATTCTGTATCGGTAACCCGATCGATATCCTCATCGCTCCCGACGCCACTCCGGCGGAAAGGGACCGCGCTATCAAGGAACTTGGCTTGGATAAGCCACTGCCCGAGCAATACATGCGCTTTCTCACAGATGCTGTGCAAGGCGACCTCGGGAACTCTTTTGTATACAACGAACCCGCGCTGAAACTGATCATGCAGCGCATGCCCGCAACCATGGAGCTGGCCGTAACAGCCATGCTCATGGCCGTATTTTTCGGCATCCCGCTGGGTATGATCGCCGGTATTAAATCGGATACGCTACTCGGGCGAAGTATCATGCGTTTCTCCATACTGGGCTTCAGTCTGCCAACCTTCTGGGTCGGGCTGATGTTCATTATTATCTTCTCGGTTTATCTGGGCTGGCTGCCTTCGGGAGGACGCGGGGAAACGGTAGACTTACTCGGTGTTCCGGTCAGTTTTCTTACTTGGGACGGTATCCGCCACCTGATCCTTCCGGCCATGAACCTCGCACTATTCAAGACCTCGCTGGCCATCAGGCTCAGCCGCGCCGGAGTACAGGAAAATATCCAGATGGATTACGTTAAGTTCGCCCGCGCCAAAGGGCTGAGCAATACCCGCATTATCGGGTTGCACGTCATGAAAAACATCATGATCCCTGTAGTCACTGTTCTGGGTATGGAGTTCGGCGGACTGATCGCTTTTGCGGTTGTTACTGAGACTATTTTCTCTTGGCCCGGTATGGGTAAGCTGGTTATCGACTCCATCGGAGTTCTCGACCGTCCGGTTATTGTTGCTTACCTGCTCATCACCGTGACCATGTTTATCATCATCAACCTCATCGTTGATATCATCTACTCCATTCTGGACCCCCGAGTCCGCTTGGGCGACCAGAATTAG
- a CDS encoding ABC transporter substrate-binding protein gives MRQKLLIVLAIVACFAFGATMAHAETLTLGLKGEPTSLDPHFHNVNANNEQALYVFDKLIRQDNRQKLEPGLATSWNPVSDNVWEFKLRKGVKFHDGSPFTAEDVKFTIERIPNVPNSPSSFTGFVSNIQKMDIVDPYTIRFITEAPAPLLPRQMAAFPIISKKNAEGATTEDFNSGKACIGTGPYSLVKWERGDKIIYKRNDNYWGEKMPWEEIIVRPITNDGTRVAALKSGDVDLINFAPPADVDGLGENKKITLSESPSTRLIYLHLDTDRDDSPTVSGNNGEKIKNPLKDFRVRKAISKAINRRAIAGRIMDGLAVPASQMVPDGYEGTSKRLKPEEYDPKGAKAMLAEAGYPEGFKLVIHGPNDRYVNDADIAQAIAQMLTKIGIKTEVNTMPKSVYFGRASALEFSFMLVGWATDTGEQSNCVGALLHTYDKEKGFGSSNRGRYSNPELDATLEKALVTVDPAKHNELIIKATEMGIGDLGIIPIHYQVNVWASKKGIEYNGRTDGYTLPRDIKVTK, from the coding sequence ATGCGCCAGAAACTATTGATTGTTCTTGCTATCGTGGCTTGCTTTGCCTTTGGAGCAACCATGGCCCACGCAGAAACACTGACCCTCGGCCTGAAAGGTGAACCCACCTCTCTTGATCCCCATTTCCACAACGTTAACGCCAACAACGAGCAGGCCTTGTATGTTTTTGACAAACTGATCCGTCAGGACAACAGACAGAAACTTGAGCCGGGTCTGGCTACATCCTGGAACCCCGTTTCCGACAACGTATGGGAATTCAAACTCCGCAAAGGCGTCAAATTTCACGACGGGTCCCCGTTCACTGCTGAAGACGTAAAATTCACCATTGAACGCATTCCCAACGTACCCAACAGTCCTTCTTCCTTCACCGGATTTGTTTCCAACATCCAGAAGATGGACATAGTTGATCCCTACACCATCCGTTTCATCACCGAAGCACCTGCTCCGCTTCTTCCTCGTCAGATGGCGGCTTTCCCCATCATCTCCAAGAAGAATGCTGAAGGTGCTACCACCGAAGATTTCAACTCCGGTAAAGCCTGCATCGGTACCGGCCCCTACTCTCTGGTCAAATGGGAACGCGGTGACAAAATCATCTACAAACGCAATGATAACTACTGGGGCGAAAAAATGCCTTGGGAAGAAATCATCGTTCGCCCCATCACCAACGACGGAACCCGTGTTGCAGCTTTGAAATCCGGCGATGTTGACCTGATCAACTTCGCACCCCCGGCAGATGTTGACGGTCTGGGCGAGAACAAAAAGATAACTCTTTCTGAATCTCCTTCCACCCGTCTGATCTACCTGCACCTTGATACCGACCGTGACGATTCCCCCACTGTTTCCGGTAACAACGGTGAAAAGATCAAAAACCCCCTGAAAGACTTCCGTGTTCGTAAGGCTATCTCCAAAGCCATCAACCGCCGCGCAATCGCAGGTCGCATCATGGACGGTCTTGCAGTACCCGCAAGCCAGATGGTTCCCGATGGATACGAAGGCACCAGCAAACGCCTCAAGCCTGAAGAATACGATCCTAAAGGTGCCAAGGCCATGCTCGCAGAAGCTGGTTATCCTGAAGGTTTCAAACTGGTTATCCACGGTCCCAACGACCGTTACGTAAACGATGCTGACATCGCTCAGGCCATAGCTCAGATGCTGACCAAAATCGGCATCAAAACCGAAGTTAACACCATGCCTAAGAGTGTATACTTTGGCCGCGCTTCCGCCCTTGAGTTCAGCTTCATGCTCGTAGGCTGGGCAACTGACACCGGCGAACAGTCCAACTGCGTCGGTGCTCTGCTGCACACCTATGACAAGGAAAAAGGCTTTGGTTCTTCCAACCGCGGTCGCTACTCCAACCCCGAACTCGATGCCACCCTCGAAAAAGCTCTGGTCACCGTTGATCCTGCAAAGCACAACGAATTGATCATCAAGGCCACCGAAATGGGTATCGGCGATCTGGGTATCATCCCTATCCATTATCAGGTTAACGTCTGGGCATCCAAGAAGGGTATTGAGTACAATGGTCGCACTGACGGCTATACCCTGCCCCGAGATATTAAAGTTACCAAGTAG
- a CDS encoding ATP-binding protein — translation MLRVVLTGSECTGKSTLAAKLAEHYKVEFVPEYLREYFAMKNGILTADDVIPIAQGQLQYENEAAAKGYNPLVCDTDIISSIVYAKHYFSGCPDWLNDKLNTLGSSLYLLCDIDVQWQADGQRDMPEEREYMQNLFISELNSRNIPFQTISGPLTQRTVESIKLIDEILAAPIK, via the coding sequence ATGCTCCGCGTAGTACTTACAGGTTCCGAATGCACTGGAAAGTCAACTCTGGCCGCCAAGCTGGCCGAACATTACAAAGTGGAATTCGTTCCTGAATATTTGCGCGAATACTTTGCAATGAAAAACGGCATCCTGACCGCAGACGATGTTATTCCTATCGCCCAAGGACAATTGCAGTATGAGAACGAAGCCGCAGCCAAGGGATACAATCCGCTTGTCTGCGACACGGACATCATTTCTTCCATTGTCTATGCCAAGCACTATTTCAGTGGATGCCCCGACTGGCTTAACGATAAGCTTAACACGCTCGGATCCAGTCTCTATCTGCTTTGCGATATTGATGTTCAGTGGCAGGCAGACGGGCAGAGGGATATGCCTGAAGAGCGGGAATACATGCAGAATCTGTTCATAAGCGAACTGAACTCCCGCAATATCCCTTTCCAAACAATAAGTGGACCGTTGACGCAACGAACAGTTGAATCCATAAAACTTATTGATGAAATCCTTGCTGCACCAATAAAATAA